A genomic stretch from Malus domestica chromosome 15, GDT2T_hap1 includes:
- the LOC103415739 gene encoding uncharacterized protein codes for MPRPGPRPYECVRRAWHSDRHQPMRGSIIQQIFRVVNEVHSSVTKKNKEWQEKLPLVVFRAEEIMYSKANSEAEYMNLDTLWDRANDAVNTIIRRDEGTETGELLPPCVEAALNLGCTPVRASRSQRNSNPRSYLAPRAQEPAPTPARVLDKATDERHPQFSPHHSSNQLNFAKASNVNSALSVPESYSRMSQSTNLASPRNYPFSLENVPAGHNQLATMSTNNPSNSGSVYPLYYGTHHQPEEFQVGPQVPESTYSRTMHVGTPIVTSVMEPTKQNLFSSQGAENVSHRFTEVMDTQEKPREIECDLSLTLGPVVHPCTRRSLASGMEDIGSSNSQDGGKLNDFSPLRSKEICFFPTKTAYDRFESTSSMWNSESGRSSEATVRKRKAPFSSNEEDRQYCWQPDVVPNRFTGRTTGPGL; via the exons ATGCCTAGGCCGGGCCCGAGACCGTATGAGTGTGTCCGGCGAGCTTGGCATAGCGATAGGCACCAACCCATGAGAGGTTCCATCATTCAGCAGATTTTCAG GGTCGTCAATGAGGTTCACAGCTCCGTAACGAAGAAGAACAAGGAATGGCAGGAGAAGCTGCCTTTGGTGGTTTTCAGAGCAGAGGAAATTATGTATTCAAAAGCCAATTCTGAG GCCGAGTACATGAATCTTGACACGCTATGGGATAGAGCAAATGACGCCGTTAACACAATTATCCGGCGAGATGAGGGCACTGAAACCGGGGAGCTTTTGCCGCCTTGCGTTGAAG CTGCCCTTAATCTGGGTTGCACTCCAGTAAGAGCTTCGAGAAGCCAACGGAACAGTAATCCGAGGAGTTACCTCGCTCCAAGAGCACAAGAGCCCGCTCCTACGcctgctagggttttggataaAGCTACTGATGAACGGCACCCTCAGTTTTCTCCTCATCACTCTAGCAATCAATTGAACTTTGCAAAAGCCTCAAATGTGAACTCTGCACTTTCGGTCCCAGAATCTTACAGCCGCATGAGCCAGAGTACTAACCTCGCTAGCCCTCGGAATTACCCATTTTCACTTGAGAATGTTCCTGCTGGCCATAACCAGTTAGCAACAATGTCAACCAATAACCCCTCGAACTCGGGTTCAGTATATCCATTATATTACGGAACTCACCATCAACCTGAAGAGTTCCAGGTCGGTCCTCAGGTCCCAGAAAGTACATATTCTAGGACCATGCATGTCGGCACACCAATTGTTACATCAGTGATGGAACCTACCAAGCAGAACCTTTTCTCCTCTCAAGGTGCTGAAAATGTGTCACACAGATTCACAGAAGTCATGGACACCCAGGAGAAGCCACGGGAAATTGAATGTGATTTATCGTTGACATTGGGTCCTGTTGTCCACCCATGCACTCGAAGAAGCTTGGCCAGTGGAATGGAAGATATTGGGTCGAGCAATTCTCAAGACGGGGGAAAGTTAAATGATTTTTCACCATTGAGAAGCAAGGAAATCTGTTTCTTTCCCACAAAGACTGCTTATGATCGCTTTGAGTCCACTTCCAGTATGTGGAATTCAGAGAGTGGTCGGAGTTCTGAGGCAACTGTAAGGAAGCGCAAGGCACCATTTAGTAGCAATGAGGAGGATAGGCAATATTGCTGGCAACCAGATGTCGTTCCCAACAGGTTCACTGGTCGAACTACAGGGCCTGGTTTGTAG
- the LOC103415737 gene encoding cucumber peeling cupredoxin-like, with protein MGGRKDMNMMIACLVVMAVACPSLLNLKGATAAEYVVGDSLGWTVPPNTSFYSDWAASKTFQIGDTVVFNWTETWEHNVGEVASKEEYDNCSDPGIVLGPGVSTELKSTGSRFFICTVGNHCEQGQKVTITVGSPTTTSSLLAPPPSSSHASSLTTTTLGSFVGLISALVAVASFVA; from the exons ATGGGCGGCCGCAAAGATATGAATATGATGATTGCTTGCTTGGTGGTTATGGCGGTGGCTTGCCCTTCTTTGTTGAATTTGAAGGGTGCAACAGCAGCAGAGTACGTAGTAGGTGACAGCTTGGGCTGGACTGTTCCCCCAAACACCTCCTTTTACTCCGACTGGGCCGCCTCAAAGACATTCCAAATAGGAGATACAGTTG TGTTCAACTGGACTGAAACGTGGGAACATAATGTGGGGGAAGTAGCATCAAAAGAAGAATATGACAACTGCAGTGACCCTGGGATCGTACTGGGACCAGGGGTGAGTACGGAACTCAAATCTACCGGTTCTCGCTTCTTCATCTGCACCGTTGGTAACCACTGCGAGCAAGGCCAAAAAGTCACCATCACCGTTGGATCACCAACCACCACCTCTTCTCTGTTGGCTCCTCCACCATCATCCTCCCATGCTTCATCTCTCACTACCACCACTCTTGGTTCTTTCGTTGGGCTCATCTCCGCACTAGTAGCAGTAGCTTCCTTCGTCGCTTAA
- the LOC103415736 gene encoding stellacyanin-like, whose translation MVSRMGLVGCFLLVAVALFNGATADTYTVGDDLEWTIPPAGSIAYTTWANTKRFQNNDTIVFKWSGSHTVAEVSKADYDNCSNSNHLAFYDSSPASITLTSNVTRYFICTVGNHCSDLGQKVTIKISEDDDRWWDRNASSSLTVNIGALILSTAMAIFFYSFN comes from the exons ATGGTGAGTCGTATGGGATTGGTTGGGTGCTTTCTTCTTGTTGCAGTGGCCTTGTTCAACGGTGCCACAGCTGATACTTACACAGTCGGAGACGATTTGGAATGGACTATTCCTCCAGCCGGCTCTATTGCCTACACCACCTGGGCTAACACAAAAAGATTTCAGAATAATGATACAATAG TATTCAAGTGGAGTGGATCACACACAGTAGCTGAAGTATCGAAGGCTGATTACGATAACTGCTCAAATTCGAACCATCTTGCTTTTTATGATTCCAGCCCTGCAAGTATTACACTGACTTCCAACGTGACCCGTTACTTCATCTGCACCGTAGGTAATCACTGCAGTGATTTAGGACAGAAGGTGACTATCAAGATTTCTGAAGATGATGATCGCTGGTGGGACCGCAACGCCTCTTCTTCTCTCACCGTTAATATTGGTGCCCTAATCCTCTCCACTGCGATGGCCATCTTCTTCTATAGCTTTAATTAA
- the LOC103400402 gene encoding uclacyanin-3-like encodes MARNTNMAFFAAVVAAALLMSLASAATTYQVGDGLGWSIPSGGAAAYTTWADNKTFTVGDTLVFTYSSGNHDVAEVTKAAFDACNATNPITLETASPTNITLSSSGEHYYICTFSGHCSAGQKLSISVTGASSPAPAPRTTRPPSPSPPASVPAPAPSTISPPPSPPASVPAPAPSTSTPTPAASPAPTPSSSRAPVTWTVGNNSGWTVLPPGSYQTWAASKTFVVGDTLVFNYSNGTHDVAVVTKANYDSCNTSSTLALFTNPPTRITLNSTGENFFICTFTGHCAGGQKLAINVTSGSTTATPPSSTATPPSSGATPPGSSANPPPGSPTSPNTPSSPTPEGSAPPPPNAAASLGAAGLSATFLSIALALLF; translated from the exons ATGGCAAGGAACACAAACATGGCGTTTTTCGCAGCCGTGGTGGCGGCCGCTTTGCTGATGAGCTTAGCGTCAGCGGCAACTACTTACCAAGTGGGTGATGGGTTGGGTTGGTCCATCCCTTCCGGTGGCGCCGCAGCTTACACTACATGGGCTGACAACAAAACCTTCACTGTCGGCGACACTCTTG TATTCACATACAGCAGCGGAAATCACGACGTGGCGGAAGTGACAAAGGCAGCTTTTGATGCTTGCAATGCAACTAATCCCATTACTTTGGAGACTGCCAGCCCTACAAATATCACGCTTAGCTCTTCAGGGGAGCATTACTATATCTGCACCTTCTCTGGCCATTGCAGTGCCGGTCAGAAATTGTCTATCAGTGTGACCGGAGCTTCTTCTCCTGCTCCGGCTCCAAGGACTACTCGTCCCCCTTCACCCTCACCACCGGCCTCTGTTCCGGCACCAGCTCCGAGTACtatttctcctcctccttcaccACCGGCCTCTGTTCCCGCACCAGCTCCGAGTACTAGTACTCCTACCCCTGCTGCTTCCCCAGCACCAACACCAAGCTCCTCACGAGCACCTGTCACTTGGACCGTTGGCAACAACAGCGGATGGACTGTCCTCCCTCCGGGCTCTTACCAAACTTGGGCTGCTAGCAAAACCTTTGTGGTTGGTGACACTCTAG TGTTCAACTATTCGAACGGAACACACGACGTGGCAGTAGTGACCAAGGCAAACTACGACTCATGCAACACCAGCAGCACCCTTGCCCTGTTCACTAACCCACCAACGAGAATAACTCTCAACTCCACCGGCGAGAATTTCTTCATCTGCACTTTCACCGGCCACTGTGCCGGAGGCCAGAAGCTTGCCATCAATGTCACCTCCGGTAGTACCACCGCCACGCCACCTTCCTCCACGGCCACTCCTCCAAGCAGCGGTGCCACCCCTCCAGGCTCTAGTGCCAACCCTCCACCTGGAAGTCCAACCAGCCCAAATACTCCTTCGTCACCGACACCCGAAGGTtctgcaccaccaccaccaaatgcAGCAGCTTCTCTCGGCGCCGCTGGCCTTTCCGCTACCTTTTTGTCCATTGCTTTGGCTTTGTTGTTTTAG